From Leptodactylus fuscus isolate aLepFus1 chromosome 11, aLepFus1.hap2, whole genome shotgun sequence, one genomic window encodes:
- the MARS2 gene encoding methionine--tRNA ligase, mitochondrial, translating into MWQLLGRVSQRGAVQCMYHRAVRGAHHLTTPIFYVNAAPHLGHVYSALLADVQHRYSALCGLEAKLSTGTDEHGIKVQQAAAALGLDPSDFCNAVSQQFRTMFDTMAVSYTDFVRTTERRHARAVCHFWKELEEKGYIYKGVYEGWYCTSDEAFLSQDQTAENRDKEGNRIRVSAESGHQVHWMSEENYMFRLSQLRPKLLEWLSTEPIHPAPFLRIVRQWLEEELPDLSVSRQRNRVSWGIPVPSDSSHTIYVWLDALINYLTVAGYPDQNLAPWGPSTHLLGKDILRFHAIYWPAFLLAAGLPPPKKLLVHSHWTSNGVKMSKSLQNVVDPTECIRQYTRDGLRYFLLRHGSPERDCDFTHLTVRKLLNSELADALGGLLNRCTASTINPGQRWPYYQCRSVPTAAHDDLQRVLGSVQELPRLVEQYMTRFQPNKALEAIDGSVRTSNAFFQSQAPWKLFKGDEKDKAWGQSVLYITLESLRLYATLLQPAVPGLAKTILDRLGVPNVYRNLKGNYFFAATFGENCSFQGHPLGPECGLLYPRLEGDKE; encoded by the exons ATGTGGCAGCTCCTCGGCCGGGTGTCCCAGCGCGGTGCAGTACAGTGTATGTACCACAGAGCAGTGAGGGGCGCTCATCACCTCACCACCCCCATATTCTATGTGAATGCAGCCCCGCACTTGGGCCACGTGTACTCCGCCCTGCTGGCCGATGTGCAGCATCGCTACTCGGCACTGTGTGGACTGGAAGCGAAGCTCAGCACCg GTACCGATGAACATGGTATCAAGGTGCAGCAAGCCGCCGCCGCTTTGGGGTTGGACCCATCAGATTTCTGTAACGCGGTTTCCCAGCAGTTCCGCACCATGTTTGACACAATGGCCGTCTCTTACACAGACTTTGTGCGCACCACTGAAAGGCGGCATGCCCGAGCAGTCTGTCACTTCTGGAAGGAGCTGGAAGAGAAAGGATATATCTATAAGGGGGTGTATGAGGGGTGGTACTGTACCTCTGATGAAGCGTTCTTAAGTCAGGATCAAACAGCGGAGAACAGAGATAAAGAAGGGAACAGAATCAGAGTGTCAGCTGAAAGTGGACATCAG GTTCATTGGATGAGTGAAGAAAATTACATGTTCAGACTCTCTCAGCTACGTCCTAAACTGCTTGAATGGCTCAGTACAGAACCAATTCATCCTGCCCCATTTCTTCGTATTGTTCGACAATGGCTAGAGGAAGAGTTACCAGATCTCTCTGTGTCTCGCCAACGTAATCGTGTTTCATGGGGCATCCCTGTTCCCTCTGATTCATCTCATACCATCTATGTCTGGCTAGATGCCTTGATCAACTATTTGACTGTTGCAGGATATCCAGATCAAAATTTGGCTCCTTGGGGACCCTCAACGCATTTGCTTGGTAAAGATATTTTGCGCTTCCATGCCATATACTGGCCAGCTTTCTTATTAGCAGCAGGTCTTCCCCCACCCAAAAAATTACTTGTGCACTCTCACTGGACCAGTAATGGGGTGAAGATGTCAAAGAGTCTTCAGAATGTAGTAGATCCTACAGAATGCATTAGGCAATATACAAGAGATGGACTAAGGTATTTCTTGCTTCGCCACGGTTCCCCGGAGCGAGACTGTGACTTTACACACCTTACTGTTCGGAAACTGTTAAACTCTGAACTTGCCGATGCATTGGGGGGGCTTTTAAACCGCTGCACTGCATCCACCATCAATCCCGGACAAAGATGGCCGTATTACCAATGCAGGAGTGTTCCAACTGCTGCACATGACGACCTGCAAAGAGTGCTCGGATCTGTCCAAGAACTGCCCAGACTGGTGGAACAGTACATGACTAGATTTCAGCCCAACAAAGCCTTAGAGGCAATTGACGGCAGTGTGCGGACTTCTAACGCTTTCTTCCAGAGTCAGGCCCCATGGAAGTTGTTTAAGGGAGACGAGAAAGACAAGGCATGGGGCCAGTCTGTGCTGTATATTACCCTGGAATCTTTAAGACTCTATGCTACGCTTCTTCAGCCTGCAGTTCCTGGCTTAGCCAAAACAATACTGGATCGACTTGGTGTTCCTAATGTTTACAGAAATCTTAAAGGGAACTATTTCTTTGCAGCGACTTTTGGAGAAAATTGTTCCTTTCAGGGTCATCCTCTGGGACCAGAATGTGGGCTTCTATATCCAAGACTGGAGGGGGATAAGGAATAA